AATACGCTCCTCTAAGAGCTGTTTTACCCTTTTTTCAAAACCTGAGTAAGTGTGAACTACATACCAATTCTTCGACATCTTTTATTAACCTACGATAAACTGTATAATTTTAGAGAGCCCGATATCGACAATACCTATAAAAACAGATATCAAAATAACGAGAACAAGGACAACCACAGTCGTACCAATTGTCTCTTCCTTACCAGCCCATGTTACCTTCTGAAGCTCTTCTTTAACTTCTTTTAAAAAAGTGCCGACATTTGCCACATTAATCCCCTATAAAATGGCAGGCCAGGAGGGACTCGAACCCCCAGCCCCCGGTTTTGGAGACCGGTGCTCTGCCAATTGAGCTACTGGCCTACTTTATTTATTTTGTTTCCTTATGCAAAGTATGTGTCCTGCAATGTTTGCAAAACTTTTTAAATTCCAACTTACCAGTTGTAGTCTTTTTATTTTTTGTTGTAGTGTAATTTCTGTTTTTACACTCGCCACAAGCTAAAATTACTATATCTCTCATTTAAGACACCTATTC
This genomic interval from Deferrivibrio essentukiensis contains the following:
- the secE gene encoding preprotein translocase subunit SecE translates to MANVGTFLKEVKEELQKVTWAGKEETIGTTVVVLVLVILISVFIGIVDIGLSKIIQFIVG
- the rpmG gene encoding 50S ribosomal protein L33, with protein sequence MRDIVILACGECKNRNYTTTKNKKTTTGKLEFKKFCKHCRTHTLHKETK